In the genome of Quercus robur chromosome 3, dhQueRobu3.1, whole genome shotgun sequence, one region contains:
- the LOC126717324 gene encoding probable LRR receptor-like serine/threonine-protein kinase At3g47570 encodes MKHFRFLLLLSLFQIIASYSMKMVGGIDSSTDREALLAFKSLVSDPQNALSGWNISSSHCTWFGVNCTSNGTQVQSLSLTNLALFGNIPPQLSNLTSLKTLNLYNNSFFGQIPSELSRLTSLQRIILATNNISGTIPVSLSDCLMLEQMSFENNKLTGLLPSELGQLPRLKILDVSMNNLTGAIPSTFGNLSTITNLSIARTNISGKIPNELGRLHNLVMLQLSENQLSGEIPFSIFNISSLEYLSLTQNRLVGKLPSNIGLTLPNIRELYLGRNGLEGPMPTSLSNASHIEFLDLSSNNFTGPIPLLGNLKNLVKLFLGSNKLSSTTELNFQVFDSLTNCTQLEDIFLNSNQLSGELPSSAANLSVKLQEFCIDDNLLTGSFPQGFERYQNLVALSIQQNSFKGQIPKSIGKLQKLQRLMVHENLFSGEIPDIFSNLTQLYLLNMGNNQLSGRIPMSLATCQQLKILYLAQTGLNGSIPNQIFELPDLNFLQLANNSLISSLPDKFGNLRQLEFMDVSGNQLSGNIPAITQRYSSLRSLNIARNKIIGSIPKSLENLAALESLDLSSNNLSGLIPKELQNLQVLQMLNLSFNSFEGEVPTNGVFANISWDSLQGNSRLCAFDHDAAEKLRVTTCVTKKVSNSHLVLKVTIPISAIIVLVCALCLVWALVTKKKSKIRNNGTSSVVKGLPPRLSYSEIQLGTNGFATENLLGKGAFGSVYRAVLSTGENGTQTTVAVKVLDLTQSKASKSFDAECEALRNIRHRNLVKVFTSCSSIDHTGAAFKGLIMEFMSNGNLDKWLYPDDVECGSTLTLTQRLNIAIDVATALDYLHHDCDPPVVHCDLKPGNVLLDEDMTAHVGDFGLARFLSHDSLRNENSTIGLKGSIGYIAPEYGLGGKASTSGDVYSFGILLLEMIIVKKPTDRMFQEGLSLNKFVSEVHQSKILDITDPRLFKDIVSLTRSSSASYSISGEGSSSSSNNSAFRGEECVAAMVRVGLSCAAHSSKERFTMRESLSKLLEIKRSFIGF; translated from the exons ATGAAGCATTTCCGTTTCTTATTGCTTCTTTCCCTCTTTCAAATCATTGCAAGTTATAGCATGAAAATGGTGGGAGGCATTGACTCCAGCACTGACAGAGAAGCCCTTCTAGCTTTCAAATCCTTAGTTTCTGATCCTCAGAATGCTCTCTCTGGATGGAACATAAGTTCATCTCATTGTACTTGGTTTGGTGTGAACTGCACCAGCAATGGAACACAAGTCCAATCACTAAGCCTTACAAATCTTGCGCTCTTTGGCAATATTCCTCCTCAGCTCTCCAATCTCACTTCACTTAAGACTCTAAACCTTTATAACAACTCTTTTTTTGGTCAAATTCCTTCTGAGCTTTCCCGTCTTACTAGCCTTCAGCGTATAATTCTCGCAACAAACAACATCAGTGGCACCATTCCTGTTAGTCTATCTGATTGTCTTATGCTTGAACagatgagttttgagaacaacAAACTTACCGGTCTCCTTCCTAGTGAACTAGGCCAACTTCCTAGACTGAAAATCCTTGATGTGTCCATGAACAATCTTACTGGTGCAATCCCCTCTACTTTTGGCAATCTCTCCACTATCACCAATCTCAGCATAGCAAGAACCAACATATCTGGTAAAATTCCAAATGAGTTGGGTCGTCTACATAATCTTGTCATGCTTCAACTCTCGGAGAATCAATTAAGTGGTGAGATACCCTTTTCTATTTTCAACATATCCTCATTAGAGTACTTATCCCTTACACAAAACAGGCTTGTTGGAAAGCTGCCCTCCAATATAGGTCTTACCCTTCCCAACATAAGGGAACTCTACTTGGGGCGCAATGGTCTGGAAGGACCAATGCCAACTTCTTTATCCAATGCTTCACATATTGAATTCCTTGATCTCTCTTCAAATAATTTCACAGGGCCTATTCCTTTACTTGGTAACTTGAAAAATCTTGTAAAATTATTCCTTGGCTCAAACAAATTATCTTCTACAACAGAGCTGAattttcaagtatttgattCCCTCACTAACTGTACCCAGTTAGAAGATATCTTTCTCAATTCCAACCAATTATCTGGTGAACTTCCCAGTTCTGCTGCAAATCTCTCAGTCAAACTCCAAGAATTTTGTATTGATGATAATTTGTTGACTGGTAGCTTCCCTCAAGGATTTGAGAGGTACCAAAACCTTGTAGCCTTATCAATTCAACAAAACTCATTCAAGGGCCAAATACCAAAGTCCATTGGAAAGCTTCAGAAACTACAAAGACTTATGGTACATGAAAACCTCTTCTCTGGAGAAATTCCAGATATCTTTAGCAATCTTACACAACTATATCTGCTCAATATGGGAAACAACCAGTTATCTGGTAGAATTCCTATGAGTTTAGCAACTTGCCAGCAATTAAAGATACTTTATCTAGCACAGACTGGGCTCAATGGGAGCATTCCAAACCAAATTTTTGAGCTTCCTGATTTGAACTTTTTGCAATTGGCAAATAACTCTTTGATCAGTTCTCTACCTGACAAATTTGGCAATTTGAGACAGCTTGAATTCATGGATGTTTCTGGAAACCAGTTGTCCGGAAATATTCCAGCAATAACCCAGAGATACTCAAGTTTGCGCAGTCTCAACATTGCTAGAAACAAGATAATTGGCTCAATACCGAAGTCACTGGAAAATCTAGCAGCACTGGAGAGCTTGGATCTTTCTTCCAACAATCTTTCAGGCCTAATCCCCAAAGAGTTGCAGAACCTTCAAGTTTTGCAGATGTTAAATTTGTCTTTCAACAGCTTCGAAGGAGAAGTACCAACAAATGGTGTCTTTGCAAACATCAGCTGGGATTCTCTCCAGGGAAACTCCAGGCTCTGTGCATTTGACCATGATGCTGCAGAAAAGCTAAGAGTCACTACTTGTGTCACAAAAAAGGTGTCAAATTCTCATTTAGTACTCAAAGTCACTATTCCAATTTCTGCTATCATTGTGCTTGTCTGTGCATTGTGTTTAGTGTGGGCACTAGTCACCAAAAAGAAGAGCAAGATAAGAAACAATGGAACTTCATCTGTAGTCAAGGGTTTACCCCCAAGGCTATCTTACTCAGAAATCCAGCTTGGTACAAATGGGTTTGCCACAGAAAATTTGTTAGGGAAGGGAGCGTTTGGGTCTGTTTATAGAGCTGTTTTAAGTACTGGTGAGAATGGAACCCAGACCACAGTTGCAGTGAAGGTTCTAGACTTGACACAAAGTAAAGCTTCCAAGAGTTTTGATGCAGAATGTGAAGCTCTAAGAAACATCCGGCATCGGAACCTTGTTAAGGTGTTCACTTCTTGCTCTAGCATTGATCATACAGGAGCTGCATTCAAGGGTTTGATTATGGAATTCATGTCTAATGGTAACTTGGATAAGTGGTTGTATCCAGATGATGTTGAGTGCGGATCAACTCTGACTTTAACCCAGAGACTGAATATTGCCATTGATGTAGCTACTGCCTTAGATTACCTACATCATGACTGTGATCCACCAGTAGTACATTGTGATTTGAAACCCGGAAATGTGCTTTTGGATGAAGATATGACTGCTCATGTTGGAGATTTTGGGTTAGCAAGGTTTCTCTCTCATGATTCATTGCGGAATGAGAATAGCACAATTGGACTAAAAGGCTCAATTGGTTACATTGCTCCAG AGTATGGCTTGGGTGGAAAGGCTTCAACTAGTGGGGATGTCTACAGTTTTGGAATTCTGCTGCTTGAGATGATCATTGTAAAGAAGCCCACAGATAGGATGTTCCAGGAAGGTTTAAGCCTAAACAAGTTCGTATCTGAAGTGCACCAGAGTAAGATCTTGGATATTACCGATCCAAGGCTTTTCAAGGATATTGTATCTTTAACTCGAAGCAGCAGTGCTAGTTATTCTATTAGTGGAGagggcagcagcagcagcagcaacaacagtGCTTTCAGAGGTGAGGAGTGTGTGGCTGCAATGGTGAGAGTTGGATTGTCTTGTGCTGCTCATTCATCAAAAGAACGTTTTACCATGAGAGAATCCTTATCCAAGTTGCTAGAGATTAAAAGGagttttattggattttga